A segment of the Candidatus Pelagisphaera phototrophica genome:
TCATTGATGGCTGGTTCCATTTCTTCGCGAGCTGGAAGGCGGCTTACTACACCCCGAAATGCCTCGTCGTTGCGAGTCATCCAGTCCGGCACATTACGAAGACGAGTCGCTTCCAAATTACGAGTCGCCAACTGACGGGAAGATGTTCCGTTACGAACCTCGATCTCATCTCCTGGCTTCACTTGAAAGCTTGGAATATCTACTTTTTGCCCGTTAACACGAATGTGACCGTGGTTTACGAACTGTCGGGCTGCTTGGCGAGATTTCGTGTAGCCGAGCAGGTAAACCACGCTGTCTAGACGCGTTTCCAAAAGTTGAAGAAAGATAGTGCCCGTTACGCCCCGTTGTCCTTTTGCACGATCGAATGTGCGGCGGAACTGCTTCTCCATCAGGCCATACATGAAACGCAGCTTTTGCTTTTCACTTAAACCGATCGAGTACTCAGATTGCTTGCGACGCAGGCGAGGACCGTGTTGCCCTGGCGGATACGCACGCTTCTCCAATGATTTGTGGTTGCCGAAAATTGGCTGACCAAAACGTCTGCTGATTTTAACTGTTGGACCGGTGTAGCGAGCCATGGATCTTGTATATAAAGTTAGTAAATTAAAATTCGCCGATTTGGCTACTAGACACGTCGGCGCTTTGGCGGCCGGCACCCATTATGAGGAATTGGAGTGGTATCTACGATAGAAGCGATTTCAAGGCCGAGTGATTGGAAGGCTCGAATCGCAGAATCGCGACCCATTCCCGGACCTTTGACGTGAATGATCACTTCCTTCAGACCGTGGGACATTGCTGCTTTCGCCGCGTTTTGCGTAACGACCTGAGCCGCGTAAGCGGTAGACTTGCGGGATCCTCGAAAATTCATCTTACCCGCACTCGCCCATGAAATCGTGTTACCTTTGGTATCTGTAATCGTAACGATGGTATTATTGAACGTAGCACTCACTTTGGCAATGCCAGTAGTAACGTTCTTGCTACCCTTGGCCTTGCGAATTTTGAGCTCTCCAATTTCTTCCTTGAGCAGATCCTGCGCAGTTGG
Coding sequences within it:
- the rpsD gene encoding 30S ribosomal protein S4, producing MARYTGPTVKISRRFGQPIFGNHKSLEKRAYPPGQHGPRLRRKQSEYSIGLSEKQKLRFMYGLMEKQFRRTFDRAKGQRGVTGTIFLQLLETRLDSVVYLLGYTKSRQAARQFVNHGHIRVNGQKVDIPSFQVKPGDEIEVRNGTSSRQLATRNLEATRLRNVPDWMTRNDEAFRGVVSRLPAREEMEPAINEQLIVEFYSRF
- the rpsK gene encoding 30S ribosomal protein S11 translates to MAEEEAQPEEEKKVAKAPEAEVPVEENAAPASKKETPKETAEVPEEGEVAPKEEELAPGGVKKQPTAQDLLKEEIGELKIRKAKGSKNVTTGIAKVSATFNNTIVTITDTKGNTISWASAGKMNFRGSRKSTAYAAQVVTQNAAKAAMSHGLKEVIIHVKGPGMGRDSAIRAFQSLGLEIASIVDTTPIPHNGCRPPKRRRV